GATAGAAGAAAATTTCTTCTTAAAAGTGCTAGAGCATTAGGTCTAGCTATTCTTGGTGGTTTAACTTGGAGTGCATATTTAAGTGAAGTAAAGGCTAGTTCTTTAATACTTAGACCACCAGCAGCTCTTGCTGAAAGTGATTTTTTAGCAACTTGTATTAAGTGTGGTCTTTGTGTAGAAGCTTGTCCTTTTGATACACTAAAATTAGCAAAACCTGGTGATAATTTACCTTTAGGAACTCCTTTCTTTGTTCCAAGAGATATTCCTTGTTATATGTGTGTTGATATTCCTTGCGTTCCTATTTGTCCAACAGATGCACTAGATGAGAAAAAAGTAAGAAATAGTGAAGGTGCATTTGAAATAAAACAGATGCAAATGGGAGTTGCTGTTGTTGATATAAAATCTTGTGTTGCTTTTTGGGGAATACAATGTGATGCCTGTTATAGAGCCTGTCCAATTTTAGGAGAGGCTATAGAGATAGTTTATGAAAAAAATGAACGAACAGGAAAACATGCATTTTTAAAACCAGTTGTAAATACAGATATTTGTACAGGTTGTGGGCTTTGTGAAAAAGCCTGTATTACTGAAAAACCAGCAATTTTTGTACTTCCACGAGAAGTTGCTCTTGGAAAAGCAGGAGACCACTATATTAAAGGTTGGGATGAAGAAGATGAAAAAAGAGTAAAAAATGCAACAATAGAGAAAACAAAAACAAATATCAATAAAAAGAATGCAATAGATTCGCTAAATAGTGATATGAAGGATTTATTAGAATGAAAAAGTATAGATTTTTAATAGCTAGAAGATTTACACAAATCTCTATTTTAGTTCTTTATAGTCTTGCAAATATATATGGAATAAATATCTTAATGGGAAATTTAAGTGCCTCATTAATTTTTGAAAAAATTCCATTAAGTGACCCTTTTGCAGTACTTCAAATGTTATTTGCAGGTGCAATATTATCTTTTGATATTTTACTAGGTGCTTTTTTAGTAGCTATATTTTACTTTATTCTTGGAGGACGAGCATTTTGTTCTTGGGTATGCCCTGTAAATATAATAACAGATTTTGCAAATTATTTAAGAAGAAAGTTTAATTTCCAACAAATTCAGAAGAATCAACCAGCATCAAGAAATATTAGATACTGGGCAGTTGCACTTACTTTGATTTTATCAATAGTTACAGGAGTAACAGCATTTGAACTTGTATCTCCTGTATCTATGGTACATAGAGGAATAATATTTGGTCTTGGATTTGGTTGGGCTACAATTTTAGTAATATTTTTGTTTGATCTATTTGTTTTAAAAAATGGTTGGTGTGGGCATATTTGTCCTCTTGGTGGATTTTATTCACTAATTGGAAGATTTAGCCTAATTAGAGTTCATCACGACCACGAAAAATGTACTGCTTGTATGAAATGTAAGGTTGTTTGTCCTGAAGTTCAAGTACTTCATATGATTACAAAATCAAGTGAGCCTGTATTACAAGAGTGTACTTCTTGTGCTAGATGTGTTGAAGTGTGCGACGATGATGCACTTAATTTTTCAATAAGAAACTATATAAAGGATAAAAAATGAAGTTAGGAAAATTAACTTTAAGTCTATTTGTAGCTGCGATAGTTACAACAATTAGCTTTGCTGCAACAAAAACTATAAAAGATGATTCTATTGGTCTTAGACAAGATACTTTATTCTCTGAAGATAAAGTTGTAAGTGATGAGACAAAATATGGGACAGATCCAGCTGGTGGAAGTACAAAAATTAAAAGAGCATTTGAAAATGCTCCACCTATGATTCCACATGATACAGAAGGAATGCTTCCTATTACAATAGATAATAACCAATGTACAGCTTGTCATGATCCAGCTGTTGCAGAATCAATGGGAGCAACTCCTATTCCAAAATCTCACTTTACAAGCTTTAGAGAAGCGGTTGCTATTGCTAAAGATGGTAATTTAGAAAGAGATGGAAAAGAAGTAGCAAATAGTAGTGATTTAAAACCTATTATTAAACCTTTAGATCATTTATCAAATGCAAGATTTAACTGTTCAGCTTGCCATGCTCCACAATCTAATAGTGTAAATGTTCCAAAAAACAACTTTGCACCAGAATTTAGAAGTAGCGATTTAAATGATAAATCAAACTTAATTGATGTTGTAACAGAAGGTGTAAAATAAAATGCAAAGAAGAGAGCTTTTTAGCTCTCTTGCAAAACCTTTTAAAACAAAAGAAAAGCAAGAAACAGCTATAAGACCACCCTATTTTAAAGATATTAATCTTTTTTTGACAAACTGTATAGAGTGTAAAACTAAAGATTGTGAAAAAGTTTGTGAAGAGAGTATTATAAAAATTCTCAATGATGGTACACCAATACTTGATTTTTCAAATTCAGGTTGTACATATTGTAATTTATGTGCAGAAGCTTGTAAAAATAAGGTTTTAGATATAGAGTATAAAAAGCAAATTGAAGCTAAAATAGATATTGATGTATTATCTTGTCTATCTTGGCAAAGTACAATGTGTTTTTCCTGTAAAGACCCTTGTTTAGATGATGCCATAAATTTTTTAGGGATGTTTCGTCCAAGTATAAATACAAATTGTACATCTTGTGGATTTTGTATAAAAGTTTGTCCAACAAATGCAATAAAGGTAAGTAGTTTATGAAATTTTTAAAATATATTTTATTTTTTGTTTTTATTTTAAATCTATATTCAAATGATATAAAAGAGTTAAATCCTAAATTCTC
The Aliarcobacter faecis genome window above contains:
- the napG gene encoding ferredoxin-type protein NapG, translating into MNIVKNYQEDRRKFLLKSARALGLAILGGLTWSAYLSEVKASSLILRPPAALAESDFLATCIKCGLCVEACPFDTLKLAKPGDNLPLGTPFFVPRDIPCYMCVDIPCVPICPTDALDEKKVRNSEGAFEIKQMQMGVAVVDIKSCVAFWGIQCDACYRACPILGEAIEIVYEKNERTGKHAFLKPVVNTDICTGCGLCEKACITEKPAIFVLPREVALGKAGDHYIKGWDEEDEKRVKNATIEKTKTNINKKNAIDSLNSDMKDLLE
- the napH gene encoding quinol dehydrogenase ferredoxin subunit NapH yields the protein MKKYRFLIARRFTQISILVLYSLANIYGINILMGNLSASLIFEKIPLSDPFAVLQMLFAGAILSFDILLGAFLVAIFYFILGGRAFCSWVCPVNIITDFANYLRRKFNFQQIQKNQPASRNIRYWAVALTLILSIVTGVTAFELVSPVSMVHRGIIFGLGFGWATILVIFLFDLFVLKNGWCGHICPLGGFYSLIGRFSLIRVHHDHEKCTACMKCKVVCPEVQVLHMITKSSEPVLQECTSCARCVEVCDDDALNFSIRNYIKDKK
- a CDS encoding nitrate reductase cytochrome c-type subunit, with the protein product MKLGKLTLSLFVAAIVTTISFAATKTIKDDSIGLRQDTLFSEDKVVSDETKYGTDPAGGSTKIKRAFENAPPMIPHDTEGMLPITIDNNQCTACHDPAVAESMGATPIPKSHFTSFREAVAIAKDGNLERDGKEVANSSDLKPIIKPLDHLSNARFNCSACHAPQSNSVNVPKNNFAPEFRSSDLNDKSNLIDVVTEGVK
- a CDS encoding ferredoxin-type protein NapF, which gives rise to MQRRELFSSLAKPFKTKEKQETAIRPPYFKDINLFLTNCIECKTKDCEKVCEESIIKILNDGTPILDFSNSGCTYCNLCAEACKNKVLDIEYKKQIEAKIDIDVLSCLSWQSTMCFSCKDPCLDDAINFLGMFRPSINTNCTSCGFCIKVCPTNAIKVSSL